ggattgcgagcccctcccacaaagcgagctcgttgagctcgtcctgcgcgctgttggccagtgccatggcaatggcctcatCCTCGGAAAggtccggcggctgggtctccggatcccacgccggcccgccgtcgtcgtggtcgtagtcaACCATGTGGacgtcctcgtccgcgtcctcctcgtcgtccgcgtcctcctggtcgttctcttcttcttctgcggcgatctctcggtcgaagaagtccacgtcgccgaggtagccagtgcggcggcgcgcgtcgaactcccacgtcccgaatgaaatccagttgtaggagttcagcgcgtacgcctcatcctcccgcagatccggcggcaagatcgctcggcggcggcgcacctcgtcccgccgctctcggccctcgcgcggcacggggggggaccggcacgcgccgcgagttcaggtaccagccccctcccggcaagttcgcgtccggccatggcacaggccggttttcctcccatagctgccgcgcgagatcaacgcggacgtaccggccgacccTTGCCTTCTTGCCGGAACGCGAGCCGCTTGCCTCCTAGTCGTTCTTCGTCTTgcggaacggccagcatttctttCCCATGGCGTCGGTGGGGTGGATACTGTGAGATTTGGCAATGGCTTGGTCGTCGAAATGGACGCCGGCAGCGTCCATTTAAAAGGCTCCGACGCCATAtcgccttcaatggcctgccagtgcaacgtctactagctgcgcacgctcgcggaagccgaggcacgccattaacgcggccctgcgaaggctgcagcgcgccgcccggaagtaatgcccgaagacgaagcagttgtgccgctgccagacgggcccgtgcgaggaccgagcggacactttgcgcgtccgcgcagcgtccgccgagacgcaaacctggcgcagcggacggcccggtcactttgcgtcgcgccgctggaggtggtgcacgacgcattttcggtcacgacggatacaaacggtcgctcagtatccatttgcgtcgcgccgctggagatgccctaagcaagCGTTCTTTTTTGTTCGAAATTTTTTCCATACACAGTTACACACTAGATCAAAGGTGGATATCTGCTCCGCTCCTTTCTTTTTACGGTCGCTTAGTGACAAGATTGTCGTGTTGCCCTTCACACACAGGAAAAGTTAGTCGTGTTGCCGTACGATTTGCTAGGGAACCATGGTGATTGGCCACATGtgaacccggcccgccggctgggtgCTTACATCTACTTTATATTTTGAGTACTCTGCCCTATTTTGTCCCCAGGCTCTGCAAATATACTCTAGACAACATTTCTGCAAATAAGGATGATAATTTTTACCCACGGGTATGTGTATTTATGAGTACCGTATCCATATTGGTAGGATACATACATACTTTTATGTCCATGAATAGTACTCATACTCTCCCATTAAATCACGGGTAGGACATGGATATAGAGCCTCGTACCTATGGGTATACACCAACCTGGGAAAATATCTAGTGATACCACACCTCATATGATACCATGATACTATTTCATAAAATTTAAATTTTAAGTGTCAAAAAATTTCGAAACAAATTTATGGTTGTTGACAAGATGTGTGTttacattctttagatttttcacAGCCAAATTTAGAATACACCAAGAGAAACAAAAAAAGACAAATGCTATGTGAATAGTAGCATTTTGTGCTTTTGTCTTTATGTGACACTATTCATGCTTGATTTCTCAGTATTGTTTCTCTTAGAGTATTTTGAATTTGGTTATGAAATTACAGGGCATGTAGACACACATCTTGTGAACACCCCaattttttgttttgaattttttgacatttaaaatttaaaatttgaagTGTGGTATCATAGTATCAAATAAGGTGAGCTGTCACTAGATATGTTCTCACACATACCTTACCCATTTGTACTGATATGTTGACCTATGCAACTAATAGTTAAGTTCTTGGATTTGTGAACCTATGTTATATTAAGTTGTCATCAATTATCAATATACCATGTGGCTCGTCTAATTTTGTTGACTTATGAGTTATCCGTATGTGATTGTGATTTCTAAATTTTGATAATTATCATATAATCAATCACATTTTATTGAGTTGATTTTTGTTACATGTGCTATTGGTGAATGTAAAATTATGAATAATTTGTGTACTATTTGATATTTCGACCTACCTGTTGGGTGCCTACTGGGTATGGTTATCCGTCGGGTATAGGTATGGGTAGACTTTTATATCCGTGAGTACCTATGGACACAGGTAAAAATTATTTACATGTTGATTATACGAGTATGAATTCATACGATATTGCTCTACCATATCCATACTACTTCACACACTACTCTCTCTATGCCGGTTTATAGGGCTTACTTTAAAATGGAGAAGGTACCAAGAAATTAGGCCAACTTTCTAATTGATTGCTGATTTAATTGGCGGTGGTTCCTGGAAGCAAGCGATCACCCCTCTCtccttaggctggtgccaatgcatagcctcactctcacccgccacgtcagcttttttcctcactctcaccccactctcaccccacggtgccaatgcacaggctatagtgccagctttacttctctttcctccacgtcagcttttctctctcctcgacatcagcatttcattttcagattacaacaatataaataatgcaaggaaattattttattcaactaaaattgttaccgattacatcataaaaaaaattacataaaaatttgaaaagattacataaaaatttgaaaaaattacataatctaGGCATTAGCCCACACATGCTCCATCAAATCATGCTGGAGCTGTGTATACATCGGTGACTCCCTCATATCGGTGTCCATCTGAATCCTGGCTGCTACTCTTGGTGGTGCATGGTGGTGTATTGCAGAGCCGACATTTGAAGCAACTGTCTCATAGATGTTGTCCAAATTTGTACCACGCTCatcgtcgatgatcatgttgtgcagaatgacacatgcacgcatgatcaATCCAAGAGTACGCCTCGAGTAGGAGCGTCCCGAAACTGCTAGAATGTTGAACCTAGACTTCAACACTCCAAAGGCACACTCGACATCTTTGCGCCAAGCTGATTGAGCAGCAGTGAACACTCGCTGCTTTTCACTTTGTGGAAGAGTAACACCTTTCATGAACACCGGCCAGGAGGGGTAGATGCCGTCGGCAAGGTAGTAACCATAGTTGCACTCGTGTCCATTCACCGTGAAGTTCACTACGGGTGCTTCTCCCCTAAGCACATCAGTGAACAACAGCGACTGGTTGAGTACGTTGAGGTCGTTGTTGGACCCGGCCACTCCAAAAAAGGCATGCCAGATCCAACGATCATACGACGCAACGGCTTCTAAGATTATGGTAGGGTGTTTGATGTCCCCCCTTGTGAATTGACCGGCATGAGCCACTGGGCAGTTCCTCCactgccaatgcatgcaatcgatgctccctAACATGCCCGGAAAGCCACGCTCCTCGGCTTTCGCTAACAGACGCTGAGTATCCTCGACATTTGGTCGACGGCAAAAGTGTTCCCCGTAACACTCAATGATGCCTTCACAGAATCTATCTAGACAATCTgatgaagtttgtctagctaacttAAGCCACTCATCTATTGTATCTGCAGCGGCTCCATAAGCTAACAGACGCAAAGCCGCAGTACACTTTTGCAGGGGAGAAAAACCAGCACGGTTGAGAGCATCATTTCTTTGGGTGAAATACGGAGAGTATTCACCCAATCTATCCACAATGCGCAGGATGAGGGATCGTCTCATCCGATACCTTCGCCGAAAGTAGCTCGGAGGATAGTTGCAGTCGTCGGTGAAGTAGTCCTCGAACAGCCGATCGTGGGCACCAAGACGATCACGCCTGATGAACTCTCGGCGGCGTCGCGGCCGTcttgcctcctcctcctcgttgaGCATCTCCTCCTCATACTCCGCCTGGAATGCAGCGATCATATCACCCTCCATTCCGTCGCTCGAACTGCTGCTGGACGAAGACATGGCATTGAGTGGAGTGGAAATGGAGAGTGGAGGAGATGAAGTGAGTTGTGTGGattgagtgaaaccatatggggtatttatagggggtgggGATGAATTTTTGGGGTTTTTCGGATTTTTTGAACCACCAACGGCTACCCCAACGGCTACCCAACGACCAATCAGAGGGCGCCACCTCAGCCTTCACTCTCGCCCCGCCTCTCGCCCCACTCTGCCACCGCGCCGCCCCGCCTCTCGCCCCGCTCCCGCCTCGACCTCGCCCCCAGCGCGGGCGGTAGCCGGGCGCCCGGCGGCGGTaccgccgccgacgccgtcgcCCCGCGCTCCCGTCCCGCCCCACTCCCGTCCCTCTCTCGCCCGGCTgccgcccgcgttggcaccagccttaatAACTCTAGCTGGGTGTGAATAGTTTCGTCCATGTATCCGTGTGAACACATTCTGCATGCGGTGTGAATGTGCTCCCTTCCTGTGTCCTCTTCCGTTTCGTTTATAAGCAGCGAAATGAGCTGATCGGCGAGGAGAGGAAGCAGACGAAGACGAGCAGGGAGTCATGGTGGACACCGACCATGCAGCCGTGGAGGAGGGCGACCTTGTCCAGCAGGGCGTGGTTGCAGGCGACCTTGTCCAGCAGGGCGTGGTTGCAGGCGACCCTGTCTAGCAGGTACACAGGGATGAGGGTGACCATGCCGTCCTGGTTGCAGGGGAGCATGGCGAGCAAGGAAATCATGGCGTCCTGGCGTGCAACAATGGCGAGCAGGAGGTGGTGTTGGCACGTCCGGTGAGACCAAGCGGAGGCAAACCAGAAGCACATCGGGCCGTCTCGTCGGGTCTTGGAAGGAAGCCACCCCGTGAGCGACCCACCAAGCCTAGTGGCGGCGGACGGCGACCTTGATCGTTGGACTGCCCGAGCTCCATTGATAGAGTAGGATGAAAGGAACAGATCTATCTTCTCGAAAGTGCACAGGCCCATGCTTATAAAGAGAAGAATTGGCGCTAAGTTCCTGCAAAAAACATCGATCGGCGGGAGAGAAATCAGAGGAATATTTCACGTTTTGGCAGAGAGGAGCTCGGCGGGAGAGATTTTCACGTAATTTTTGACCAGGATTTCGTggggaagaaggaagaagggAGGGCTGATCCGCGAGAAAAGGAATTGCCCAATGCATGCGCGAGAACCTCTCGCGTTTACGTTTTAATTGTGGTTGCATGCAAACCAAAAGGGTTAACTGAACGTGGGCCTTCACTAGATCCTTCGCCTCCCGTCCATAATTATCGCTCCGATCGACGGACTAACAGCTGATTTTCTCGCGTCTCCGTAGATTTCCTGAACCAATCGATTCGAACCTTGGTCGCAGCGCTCGGCAAGGTAAGCCCTGTAAACCGGTATGGAGAGAGTACCTATTGTCATTGTTATCTGcgaagtattgcacgtaatgaaTACCTGCACTAGCACCAAGGTCGAATTTGCAGAAGTAACTTGAAGTTGAGACGTCTGAAACGGGTTGTTTAGGGCAAAGCAATTAATGCTCAGAGCTTAAGCTGTCTGCGTTTGAAAACGAAGAAGACGAGCGCACGTGTGAtccaaggaggaggaagaggcagGTGGACGCGGTTAATTCGCGTTAAGCCGCATAGGTTTCAGCGCCCGCTCAAACGGACAGCGTCAGCGTGGTCCAGCCGGCCAATCAATCCCTCGCCAGTCGCGACTGAACCATGCACCAGCGCACGCACGCGCGCgcacgcctcgcctcgcctctCGTCCATCCATGGTGTGTGGACCACGACGGCGCCACGGCACGCGACCAGCGCCGGCGGCGGGCTCGTCAGCCGCGCGTCAAGTTTCTTTCGATCGTTCCCGGGCTCCGGAACTCGATCCCCATCCCGGCTTTTCCGAGGAGCTTTTCTATGTGGAGGTATCGACTG
This Lolium perenne isolate Kyuss_39 chromosome 1, Kyuss_2.0, whole genome shotgun sequence DNA region includes the following protein-coding sequences:
- the LOC127334535 gene encoding uncharacterized protein, which gives rise to MEGDMIAAFQAEYEEEMLNEEEEARRPRRRREFIRRDRLGAHDRLFEDYFTDDCNYPPSYFRRRYRMRRSLILRIVDRLGEYSPYFTQRNDALNRAGFSPLQKCTAALRLLAYGAAADTIDEWLKLARQTSSDCLDRFCEGIIECYGEHFCRRPNVEDTQRLLAKAEERGFPGMLGSIDCMHWQWRNCPVAHAGQFTRGDIKHPTIILEAVASYDRWIWHAFFGVAGSNNDLNVLNQSLLFTDVLRGEAPVVNFTVNGHECNYGYYLADGIYPSWPVFMKGVTLPQSEKQRVFTAAQSAWRKDVECAFGVLKSRFNILAVSGRSYSRRTLGLIMRACVILHNMIIDDERGTNLDNIYETVASNVGSAIHHHAPPRVAARIQMDTDMRESPMYTQLQHDLMEHVWANA